In one Halococcus salsus genomic region, the following are encoded:
- a CDS encoding MFS transporter, whose product MIYPVLLPSLSESFDLTLTTAGLLVTFIWITYAIGQVPGGALADRYGERTILTTGLMIVAGAVSLVVLAPTTWSLFAATGLIGVGLSLYPVARITVLSDLYPDRIGRVLGITMAAGDTGQTVLPLVAGVLIGLTWQAGLVFVVPLLVVVAIAVWRALPSTVPSDTADTELTFQRATNVLRELYHPTLVIMVVILTLYIGVLQTFSAFYPTYLINDKGFSSTTASALFSLFFAFGIVAKPLAGVAYDVIGIRRSLPVILSGAIVGFALLPFLDQFWLLAADTVLISSMLGSGAITQSYLSETIPPEIEGTGLGAVRSSASLLASMGPVLFGAVAERGFFNEGYLSLALLMAVVTLLTFRLPAEAN is encoded by the coding sequence ATGATCTATCCGGTGTTGTTGCCATCGCTGAGTGAGAGCTTCGACCTTACGCTCACCACTGCTGGCTTGTTGGTCACCTTCATCTGGATCACCTACGCGATCGGGCAAGTCCCGGGTGGTGCGCTGGCCGATCGATACGGTGAGCGGACGATACTGACAACGGGGTTGATGATCGTCGCCGGTGCAGTGTCGTTGGTCGTTCTCGCCCCGACGACGTGGAGCTTGTTCGCTGCAACCGGACTGATCGGTGTTGGACTCTCCCTGTATCCCGTTGCCCGGATCACCGTTCTTTCGGACCTCTATCCCGACCGCATCGGCCGTGTGTTGGGGATAACGATGGCAGCAGGCGATACTGGTCAGACAGTCCTTCCGTTGGTCGCTGGCGTTCTCATCGGCCTCACGTGGCAGGCCGGCCTCGTCTTCGTCGTGCCCCTTCTCGTGGTGGTTGCGATCGCCGTCTGGCGAGCGCTCCCATCGACCGTCCCGTCCGACACGGCAGACACGGAGCTGACCTTCCAACGAGCGACGAACGTTCTCCGTGAACTCTACCACCCGACGTTAGTGATCATGGTAGTTATCCTAACGTTATATATCGGCGTTTTGCAGACGTTCTCGGCATTCTATCCCACGTATCTGATCAACGACAAAGGGTTTTCCTCGACGACAGCGAGCGCGCTCTTCAGTCTGTTCTTCGCTTTCGGTATCGTCGCGAAACCGCTTGCCGGGGTTGCGTACGATGTGATCGGGATTCGGCGTTCGCTTCCGGTCATACTCAGCGGAGCGATCGTCGGATTCGCCCTTCTCCCCTTTCTCGATCAGTTCTGGTTACTCGCAGCAGATACAGTTCTCATCAGTTCGATGCTGGGGTCGGGTGCAATCACCCAATCATATCTCTCGGAAACGATTCCACCGGAGATAGAGGGGACGGGGCTAGGAGCTGTCCGATCAAGCGCTTCGTTGCTGGCCTCCATGGGACCGGTGCTCTTCGGCGCTGTAGCCGAGCGCGGATTTTTTAACGAGGGGTATCTCTCGTTAGCACTGCTGATGGCTGTTGTCACGTTGCTCACGTTTCGACTTCCTGCCGAAGCCAATTAG